From Bacillus spongiae:
GAAACCGTTTTGCTCATGCTGCTAGTTTAGCTGTAGCTGAAGCACCAGCTAAAGCTTATAATCCCTTATTTATATATGGGGGCGTTGGACTTGGAAAAACGCATTTAATGCACGCTATTGGTCATTATGTTCTTGACCAAAATCCTTCTGCTAAAGTTGTGTACCTATCATCTGAAAAATTCACCAATGAATTTATTAACTCAATCCGAGATAATAAAGCTGTCGATTTTCGTAATAAATATCGAAATGTGGATGTTCTCTTAATCGATGATATTCAATTTTTAGCAGGAAAAGAACAAACTCAAGAAGAGTTTTTCCATACTTTTAATACACTTCACGAAGAAAGTAAACAAATTGTCATTTCGAGTGATCGTCCACCAAAAGAAATCCCCACCCTTGAAGACCGTTTACGATCTCGCTTCGAATGGGGACTGATTACAGACATTACGCCACCTGATTTAGAAACTAGGATTGCTATTTTACGTAAAAAAGCGAAAGCTGAACGACTAGATATTCCTAATGAAGCCATGTTATATATTGCCAACCAAATTGATTCTAACATTCGTGAACTAGAAGGCGCGCTTATTCGTGTGGTTGCTTATTCTTCTTTAATTAATAAGGATATTAATGCTGACCTAGCAGCTGAAGCACTGAAAGATATTATTCCTAGTTCAAAACCAAAAGTTGTGACGATTGCAGAAATCCAAAGAGTCGTTGGCGAACAATTTAATGTTAGGCTTGAAGACTTCAAAGCGAAAAAAAGGACCAAATCGATTGCTTTTCCTCGTCAAATTGCTATGTATTTATCAAGAGAATTAACCGATTTTTCATTGCCTAAAATTGGAGAGGAATTCGGTGGTCGTGACCATACAACTGTCATTCACGCTCATGAAAAAATTTCTAAGTTATTGAGTACTGATCCTTTACTTCAGCAACAACTTAAAGAAATTCAAACAACATTAAAAGGGTAATTATCTATCCCCACTTACAGGAAATGTTGTGTATAACTTTTTATTATTTAAGCACAGTCTGTCCACATGTGGATAGGCTGTGCTTACGCTTGGAAAAGCAGTTATCCACATATTCACACGCCCTACTATTATTACTACTATTTTTTTAAAACATATTAATATATGCTTTCCAATAAAAAATATGTACACAAATTGGAGGAATTATTGATGAAATTTGCTATTCAACGTGATTATTTAGTCAGAAGCGTTCAAGATGTCATGAAAGCAGTAACATCAAGAACAACTATTCCGATATTAACGGGAATAAAAATTATTACAACGGAAAAGGGCGTTACCTTAACAGGAAGTGATTCTGATATTTCAATTGAATCATTAATTCCAGTAGAAGAAGATGGGAAGAGTGTTGTAGACATTCACCAACAAGGTGGAGTCGTACTTCAAGCTAAATTTTTTAGCGAAATTGTAAAGAAATTGCCGTCTGAAACAATTGAAATTGAAGTCGTAAATTCTTTTCAAACGGTCATTCGTTCAGGAAAAGCAGAATTTAAACTAAATGGCTTAGATCCTGAAGAATATCCTCATCTTCCTCAAATTGAAGAAGAAAATGTCTTTAAAATACCAACTGATTTATTAAAAACGATGATACGGCAAACATTTTTTGCAGTGTCCACCTCAGAAACACGCCCGATATTGACAGGTGTAAACTGGCGAGTGGAGGATGGGAAGTTAATCTGTACTGCAACAGATAGTCACCGCTTAGCTATGAGAACAGCAGCTATTGAAAGTGAATCTACTGCCCACTACAATGTTGTTATTCCAGGAAAAAGCTTAAGTGAATTAAGTAAAATTTTAGATGATTCTTCAGAGGCCGTGGATATTGTTATTACTGAAAATCAAATACTGTTTAAAACAAAACACTTGTTGTTCTTTTCAAGATTATTAGAGGGGAACTATCCTGATACGACACGCTTAATTCCGACAGATACAAAAACGGAATTGCAGCTTACAACAAAAGACTTTTTACAATCGATTGACCGTGCTTCTTTATTAGCAAGAGAGGGAAGAAATAATGTAGTCAAGCTCTCTACACTAGAAAGTGGTATAGTAGAAGTTTCATCGAATTCTCCTGAAATTGGTAATGTTATTGAGCAAGTTCAAAGTGGTAATATTGAGGGAGAAGATTTGAAGATTTCTTTTAGTGCAAAGTACATGATGGATGCATTAAAAGCACTTGAAGGTTCCGAAATTCATATTCAATTTACTGGAGCAATGAGACCGTTTGTCATTCGACCAATGCATGATGATTCTATCTTGCAACTCATTCTTCCTGTCAGAACATATTAAGACGGTTTAAAATCCTATCTTTTTAGATGGGATTTTTTTATTTTAGTTTTCTTTGTTTCTAGGACTAAAATTTAGTAAAATGAATTATTAGAGACTAAATCGGAAAGTAGTGAACAATCGTGGAAACTGAAATCCAGATTAATACGGAATATATAACGTTAGGTCAATTATTAAAAATGGCAGATTTAATTCAATCTGGTGGTATGGCAAAATGGTTTCTTAGCGAATACAAGGTCTATGTAAACAATGAAGAAGACCAGCGCAGAGGCAGAAAGCTTTACCCAAATGATAGAGTAGAAATCGAAGAAGTCGGTCTTTTTGTTATTAAAGCGGAACTTTGAATAAAGGAATGTTAACTCATGTATATTGAGGGGCTACAGTTAGAAAACTATCGAAACTATGAATCCTTAGAGGTATCGTTTGAAAATAAGGTCAATGTCATTTTAGGAGAGAACGCTCAAGGGAAAACGAATGTTATGGAATCGATATATGTTTTAGCGATGGCAAAGTCTCACCGGACATCAAAAGATAAAGAATTAATCCGCTGGGATGATGAATATGCTAAAATAAAAGGGAGAATTAATAAACGAAACGGGTCAGTTCCTTTAGAATTATCAATAGGAAAAAAAGGGAAAAAAGCGAAGTTTAATCATATTGAACAACCTAAGCTGAGTCACTATGTTGGCAATATGAATGTTGTGATGTTTGCACCAGAAGATCTTCATTTAGTTAAAGGGAGCCCACAAGTAAGACGTCGTTTCATTGATATGGAAATTGGACAAGTCTCCCCTGTTTATCTTCATGATAGTAATCAATATAATAAAATATTACAGCAGCGAAACTCGTATTTAAAACAGCTACAATTAAAAAAACAAAGCGATCAAACAATGCTTGATGTTCTAACGGAACAATATATACAAATGGCAGTAAAAATTGTTCGGAGACGATTCGAATTTATTCGAATGTTAGAAGGTTGGGCCAAGCCTATACATTCAGGTATCTCTCGAGAGCTAGAGGCATTAAAAATTATATATAAACCATCAATTGATGTATCAGAAGAGCAAGATTGGTCGAAAATGATAGAGATATTTGAACAAAAATTCACTCAACTACGTGAACGAGAAATTGATCGTGGTGTAACGTTAGTTGGACCACATCGAGATGATCTTCAGTTTTTAGTGAATGATCGTGATGTTCAAACATATGGATCTCAAGGCCAACAACGAACGACAGCATTATCTGTTAAGTTAGCTGAAATTGAGCTAATTCATTCAGAAATTGGAGAATATCCGATTCTTTTATTGGACGATGTCCTATCTGAGTTAGATGATTATCGACAATCACACCTTCTTAACACGATTCAAGGGAAGGTTCAAACCTTTGTCACAACAACGAGTGTAGAAGGAATTGATCACCAAACGTTAAGAGAAGCGGCTACGTATATTGTTGAAACAGGAAAAATGTCTAAATTGAAATGAGGTGCTTTCGTGTACATACACGTTGGGGAAGATGTGATGGTTCGAACGAACGAAATTATTGCGGTTATTGATAAAGCAACTGTCCAATCTTCTGAAGAAATGCAATTATTTTTAAGGAAACAAAAAAATCAACTTCAGGAGTTAGGGAAAGGACCTTATAAATCATTAGTCGTCACCTATAATGGGATCTACCTCTCCCCTTTAGCCTCAGGTACTTTAAAAAAGCGAGCTGTACCAGGTAATATTTAGGATTTTACCTCAAAAATACATGAACACTCCATATTTCTTTATTGATAAAGAAAAGAGAATTTTTAGGATAAAATGAATAGTCATGTTTAGAAAGTGTAGGTGAACCCATTTGACTATGGAAAATAAACAAGATAATAAGCAGGCGTATGATGAAAATCAGATTCAAGTTTTAGAAGGATTAGAAGCGGTTCGAAAACGACCTGGTATGTATATAGGCTCAACATCAGGAAAAGGTCTTCATCACCTAGTTTGGGAAATTGTTGATAATAGTATTGATGAAGCATTAGCGGGGTTCTGTGATGAAATAAAGATTACGATTGAAAAAGATAATAGCATCACTGTTCAAGATAATGGTCGAGGAATTCCAGTTGGTATTCATGAAAAAATGGGCCGACCAGCTGTTGAAGTAATCATGACAGTCCTTCATGCTGGTGGAAAATTTGGCGGTGGTGGATATAAAGTTTCAGGTGGTCTTCACGGTGTAGGAGCTTCGGTTGTGAACGCGCTCTCGACAGAACTTGAAGTATTTGTTCACCGTGAAGGAAAAGTACACTATCAAAAGTTTGAAAAAGGTGTACCAAGTTTTGATTTAAAGGTAATCGATCAAACAGATATTACTGGCACAATCATTCACTTTCAACCAGATCCGGAAATATTTACTGAAACGATTACTTACGAATACGATATACTAGCCAATCGTATTCGCGAACTTGCTTTTTTAAATAGAGGCATTAAAATTTCCATCGAAGATAAACGTGAAGAAAATAAGCAAAAAGAGTTTTATTATGAAGGCGGTATTAAATCATATGTAGAACACTTAAATCGTACTAAGGAAGTCATTCACGAGGAGCCTATTTACATAGAAGCTGAACGTGAAGGGATTGCTGTTGAAATTTCACTTCAATATAACGACGGCTTTGCTAGTAATTTATACTCCTTTGCAAATAATATTCACACTTATGAAGGTGGAACTCACGAGTCTGGCTTTAAAACGGCCTTAACAAGAGTAATCAATGATTATGCGCGTAAAAATAATATTTTTAAAGAAAACGATAGTAATTTATCAGGGGAAGATGTTCGTGAGGGGTTAACAGCGATTATTTCTATCAAACATCCTGATCCCCAATTTGAAGGTCAAACAAAAACAAAATTAGGAAATTCTGAAGCGCGTACCATTACGGATTCATTGTTCTCCGATCATTTTGAGAAGTTTTTATTAGAGACACCTGTTGTTGCAAGAAAAATAGTCGATAAAGGATTAATGGCTGCTCGAGCTCGAATGGCTGCGAAAAAGGCAAGAGAGCTTACTAGAAGAAAGAGCGCATTAGAGATCTCTAGCTTACCAGGAAAACTTGCAGATTGTTCATCTCGTGATCCTAAAGTAAGTGAACTATATGTGGTAGAGGGTGATTCAGCCGGAGGGTCAGCAAAACAAGGTCGGGACCGCCATTTCCAGGCAATTCTTCCCTTAAGAGGGAAAATAATAAATGTGGAAAAGGCTCGATTAGACAAAATATTGTCTAATAACGAAGTTAGAGCGATTATTACAGCTTTAGGAACGGGAATTGGAGACGAATTCGATATTTCGAAGGCAAGGTATCACAAAATAGTGATCATGACAGATGCCGATGTCGATGGATCTCATATTCGTACTTTATTATTGACATTTTTCTACCGTTATATGAGACAAATTATAGAAGCTGGCTATATTTATATTGCTCAACCACCACTATATAAGGTTCAGCAAGGAAAAAAAGTAGAGTATGCATATAATGAAAAGCAATTAGAAGAATCACTCGCTTCTCTTCCAAAGCAGCCTAAGCCAGGAATTCAACGATACAAAGGTTTAGGGGAAATGAATCCAGAGCAGTTATGGGAAACGACGATGAATCCTGAAACTAGAACGTTGCTTCAAGTTAGTTTAGAAGATGCAATTGAAGCGGATGAAACGTTTGAGATATTGATGGGTGATAAAGTAGAGCCGCGTCGTAATTTTATAGAGGAAAATGCTATTTATGTGAAAAACCTAGATATTTAAAGGCTAACAGGGTAGATGGCAGGTCTATCCTGTCTTTAAATATTGGATTCATATGATCTAAAGCTTTACTAGAAGGAGGTTCACTTTATGTCAGATACGCCAAACCCAAGAGTGAAAGAGATTAATATAAGTCAGGAAATGAAAACATCATTTTTAGATTATGCAATGAGCGTTATCGTCTCAAGGGCGTTACCAGATGTTCGAGATGGCTTGAAACCTGTTCACCGTCGAATTTTGTACGCAATGAATGATCTTGGAATGACAGCAGATAAAGCCTATAAAAAATCAGCACGTATTGTGGGAGAAGTTATTGGTAAGTATCACCCTCATGGTGATTCAGCTGTATACGATACCATGGTCAGAATGGCTCAGGATTTTAACTATCGCTATATGCTTGTTGATGGACACGGGAATTTCGGTTCTGTCGATGGAGATGCTGCTGCTGCCATGCGATACACTGAAGCAAGAATGTCTAAGATTTCTATGGAATTAATACGTGACATTAATAAAGATACAATTGATTATAAAGATAATTATGACGGACAGGAAAAGGAACCCGCTGTTCTCCCTTCCCGTTTTCCAAACTTACTTGTGAATGGTGCATCAGGGATTGCTGTTGGAATGGCCACGAATATCCCTCCACATCAATTAGGTGAAGTTATAGATGGAATCTTGGCTTTAAGTAAGGATGAAGAGATTACGATCCAAGAACTTATGGACTATATTCCTGGACCAGACTTCCCAACTGCAGGTTTAATTGTTGGAAGAAGTGGGATTCGCCGTGCCTATGAGACAGGAAGAGGTTCAATTATTCTTCGTGCTAAGGTAGATATCGAACAAAAATCGAACGGAAAAGAAACGATTATTGTTCGAGAAATTCCTTATCAAGTAAATAAAGCAAAATTAATAGAGAAAATTGCTGATTTGGTACGTGATAAGAAAATCGATGGTATCACGGATCTACGTGATGAATCCGATCGAAAAGGTATGCGTATCGTCATTGAAGTTCGCAGAGATGCAAACGCTAACGTTTTGTTAAATAATTTATACAAGCAAACCGCTCTTCAAACGAGCTTCGGTATCAATTTATTAGCATTAGTAGATGGACAGCCTAAAGTTCTTAATCTTAAGCAGGCTTTAAAGTATTATTTAGAACATCAAAAAGTAGTGATTCGTCGTAGAACTCAATTTGAGTTAAGAAAAGCGGAGGCTAGAGCTCATATACTTGAGGGACTACGAATTGCATTAGATCATATCGACGAAATTATTGCGCTTATTCGTGGATCGCAAACAACCGATATTGCGCGCCAAGGGTTAATGGAGAACTTTTCCCTTTCTGAAAAACAAGCACAAGCAATTCTTGATATGCGACTACAACGCTTAACTGGTTTAGAACGTGAAAAAATTGAAGATGAGTACCAACAACTTCTTCAATTAATTGCTGAATTGAAAGCTATTTTAGCAGATGAAGAAAAAGTGCTAGAAATTATTCGTGAGGAATTAGTGGAAATTAAAGAGCGTTTTAATGATGTCCGCCGTACAGAGATTATTGCAGGTGGAATTGAACAAATTGAGGATGAAGACTTAATCCCACAAGAAAATATTGTTGTAACGCTAACGAATAAAGGCTATATTAAGCGATTACCCGTTTCAACCTATCGAAGTCAAAAACGTGGAGGACGCGGTGTTCAAGGAATGGGAACGAATGAAGATGATTTTGTTGAACATTTACTGACAACCTCTACTCATGACACAATCCTTTTCTTTACGAATAAAGGAAAAGTATATCGAGCAAAAGGCTATGAAATTCCTGAGTTTAACCGTACAGCAAAGGGAATACCTATTATTAATTTGCTCGGAATTGAAAAGGATGAATGGATTAAAACGATTATTAAGGTAGAAGAATTTGATGCAAACTGGTATTTAACCTTTACTACTCGTCAAGGACTTACAAAACGAACTCCATTATCTGATTTCGCAAACATTAGAACGAATGGGCTAATTGCTTTAAATCTTCGAGACGAAGACGAACTGATTTCTGTTAAGCTTACTGATGGATCAAAGCATATAATTATTGGAACTAGAAAAGGGATGCTTATTCGCTTTATGGAAGGGGATGTTCGTTCCATGGGACGAACTGCAACTGGAGTAAAAGGAATATCGTTGGATAAGGATGACGAAGTCGTTGGAATGGAAATACTTGAAGAAGATAATGATGTATTAGTTGTCACGAAAAATGGTTATGGAAAACGAACCCCTGCATCTGAATATCGTATTCAAACTCGAGGTGGAAAAGGATTAATTACATGTAACATTACCGAAAAGAATGGAGAACTTGCCTCTGTTAAAACAGTAACTGGTGAAGAGGATCTAATGTTAATAACCGTTCATGGTGTTCTGATTCGTATGGACGTCAAAGATATTTCTACAACTGGTAGAAATACTCAAGGTGTTAAGCTAATCAGTTTAAAAGAAAGTGAGTATGTTTCTACCGTTGCTAAGGTGCAAAAAGAAGAAGAAAAACAAGAAGATGAAATAAATGTAGAAACAGAGCAAATAGAATCAGAAGAAGAATAAAATAGGAAGGAGTACCTAAAAGATTATAGGTGCTCCTTTCTTTTTTTGTTACAATAAAGGAAAAATATAAACGAGGGATGATGCATGAAAGCGGCGGTAGCGAATTTGGAGACAGGTTGCATTTTAGCAAAGGATGTAATGGGCCTTAGTTCCTATCCCTTACTTCCTAAAAGCACGATTTTAACAGAACAACATATTGAGGTTTTACAGGCATTCTCCATTGAGGATGTACATGTTGAAAGTGTTAAAATAGACGGAACGGTTTTTTATCAAAGTCCAGTTACTAAAACGCAAGTAACGCAAATGAATGGTAAGGAAAAGTTAACATTTATTCAACACTATTTTAAAGTCGTTCAAGAATACAAAAAAGAATTTATATCTTGGCAATCTGGCTCCGCTATTAATATTGCTAAAATAAGAAATCTCTTCCTTCCCCTCTTTCAAGATTTAGAGAAAGAACAACATGCCTTATATTTTTTAACTCATCACTCATCAAAAAATGAGTATGTATACCATCACGGCATCGCTGTTGGACTTCTAAGTGGAATGATAGCTAAGAAGCTCAAGTATGACCAAGGAAGTTGTATACAAGTAGCATTAGCAGGAGTACTATCGGATTGTGGAATGGCGAGAG
This genomic window contains:
- the remB gene encoding extracellular matrix regulator RemB; amino-acid sequence: MYIHVGEDVMVRTNEIIAVIDKATVQSSEEMQLFLRKQKNQLQELGKGPYKSLVVTYNGIYLSPLASGTLKKRAVPGNI
- the gyrA gene encoding DNA gyrase subunit A, translated to MSDTPNPRVKEINISQEMKTSFLDYAMSVIVSRALPDVRDGLKPVHRRILYAMNDLGMTADKAYKKSARIVGEVIGKYHPHGDSAVYDTMVRMAQDFNYRYMLVDGHGNFGSVDGDAAAAMRYTEARMSKISMELIRDINKDTIDYKDNYDGQEKEPAVLPSRFPNLLVNGASGIAVGMATNIPPHQLGEVIDGILALSKDEEITIQELMDYIPGPDFPTAGLIVGRSGIRRAYETGRGSIILRAKVDIEQKSNGKETIIVREIPYQVNKAKLIEKIADLVRDKKIDGITDLRDESDRKGMRIVIEVRRDANANVLLNNLYKQTALQTSFGINLLALVDGQPKVLNLKQALKYYLEHQKVVIRRRTQFELRKAEARAHILEGLRIALDHIDEIIALIRGSQTTDIARQGLMENFSLSEKQAQAILDMRLQRLTGLEREKIEDEYQQLLQLIAELKAILADEEKVLEIIREELVEIKERFNDVRRTEIIAGGIEQIEDEDLIPQENIVVTLTNKGYIKRLPVSTYRSQKRGGRGVQGMGTNEDDFVEHLLTTSTHDTILFFTNKGKVYRAKGYEIPEFNRTAKGIPIINLLGIEKDEWIKTIIKVEEFDANWYLTFTTRQGLTKRTPLSDFANIRTNGLIALNLRDEDELISVKLTDGSKHIIIGTRKGMLIRFMEGDVRSMGRTATGVKGISLDKDDEVVGMEILEEDNDVLVVTKNGYGKRTPASEYRIQTRGGKGLITCNITEKNGELASVKTVTGEEDLMLITVHGVLIRMDVKDISTTGRNTQGVKLISLKESEYVSTVAKVQKEEEKQEDEINVETEQIESEEE
- the gyrB gene encoding DNA topoisomerase (ATP-hydrolyzing) subunit B, translating into MENKQDNKQAYDENQIQVLEGLEAVRKRPGMYIGSTSGKGLHHLVWEIVDNSIDEALAGFCDEIKITIEKDNSITVQDNGRGIPVGIHEKMGRPAVEVIMTVLHAGGKFGGGGYKVSGGLHGVGASVVNALSTELEVFVHREGKVHYQKFEKGVPSFDLKVIDQTDITGTIIHFQPDPEIFTETITYEYDILANRIRELAFLNRGIKISIEDKREENKQKEFYYEGGIKSYVEHLNRTKEVIHEEPIYIEAEREGIAVEISLQYNDGFASNLYSFANNIHTYEGGTHESGFKTALTRVINDYARKNNIFKENDSNLSGEDVREGLTAIISIKHPDPQFEGQTKTKLGNSEARTITDSLFSDHFEKFLLETPVVARKIVDKGLMAARARMAAKKARELTRRKSALEISSLPGKLADCSSRDPKVSELYVVEGDSAGGSAKQGRDRHFQAILPLRGKIINVEKARLDKILSNNEVRAIITALGTGIGDEFDISKARYHKIVIMTDADVDGSHIRTLLLTFFYRYMRQIIEAGYIYIAQPPLYKVQQGKKVEYAYNEKQLEESLASLPKQPKPGIQRYKGLGEMNPEQLWETTMNPETRTLLQVSLEDAIEADETFEILMGDKVEPRRNFIEENAIYVKNLDI
- a CDS encoding HD-GYP domain-containing protein: MKAAVANLETGCILAKDVMGLSSYPLLPKSTILTEQHIEVLQAFSIEDVHVESVKIDGTVFYQSPVTKTQVTQMNGKEKLTFIQHYFKVVQEYKKEFISWQSGSAINIAKIRNLFLPLFQDLEKEQHALYFLTHHSSKNEYVYHHGIAVGLLSGMIAKKLKYDQGSCIQVALAGVLSDCGMARVSPAILFKRTPLTAMEFNEIKLHTTNSYQMVKNTPFLKTEAKLAIYQHHERLDGSGYPRAERKDKIHPYSQIIAIADIYHAMTSEKNYRSKQSSFKVLEMIREDSFGKLNSVVVDSAIQLLANLPKGTNVRLSDGQEGEVLFTKKEEMTRPLIQTLKSGQIIDLTKMRDVYIESVIS
- the yaaA gene encoding S4 domain-containing protein YaaA, producing the protein METEIQINTEYITLGQLLKMADLIQSGGMAKWFLSEYKVYVNNEEDQRRGRKLYPNDRVEIEEVGLFVIKAEL
- the dnaN gene encoding DNA polymerase III subunit beta, which translates into the protein MKFAIQRDYLVRSVQDVMKAVTSRTTIPILTGIKIITTEKGVTLTGSDSDISIESLIPVEEDGKSVVDIHQQGGVVLQAKFFSEIVKKLPSETIEIEVVNSFQTVIRSGKAEFKLNGLDPEEYPHLPQIEEENVFKIPTDLLKTMIRQTFFAVSTSETRPILTGVNWRVEDGKLICTATDSHRLAMRTAAIESESTAHYNVVIPGKSLSELSKILDDSSEAVDIVITENQILFKTKHLLFFSRLLEGNYPDTTRLIPTDTKTELQLTTKDFLQSIDRASLLAREGRNNVVKLSTLESGIVEVSSNSPEIGNVIEQVQSGNIEGEDLKISFSAKYMMDALKALEGSEIHIQFTGAMRPFVIRPMHDDSILQLILPVRTY
- the dnaA gene encoding chromosomal replication initiator protein DnaA, with the translated sequence MENIAGLWDKALLEIEKKISKPSYDTWLKSTKAHTLQGDTLIITAPNEFARDWLEGRYSQLIASVIYDITGEELGIKFIIPQNQEPEEFDIPNPPKKLGKNGESQDLLQNMLNSKYTFDTFVIGSGNRFAHAASLAVAEAPAKAYNPLFIYGGVGLGKTHLMHAIGHYVLDQNPSAKVVYLSSEKFTNEFINSIRDNKAVDFRNKYRNVDVLLIDDIQFLAGKEQTQEEFFHTFNTLHEESKQIVISSDRPPKEIPTLEDRLRSRFEWGLITDITPPDLETRIAILRKKAKAERLDIPNEAMLYIANQIDSNIRELEGALIRVVAYSSLINKDINADLAAEALKDIIPSSKPKVVTIAEIQRVVGEQFNVRLEDFKAKKRTKSIAFPRQIAMYLSRELTDFSLPKIGEEFGGRDHTTVIHAHEKISKLLSTDPLLQQQLKEIQTTLKG
- the recF gene encoding DNA replication/repair protein RecF (All proteins in this family for which functions are known are DNA-binding proteins that assist the filamentation of RecA onto DNA for the initiation of recombination or recombinational repair.); protein product: MYIEGLQLENYRNYESLEVSFENKVNVILGENAQGKTNVMESIYVLAMAKSHRTSKDKELIRWDDEYAKIKGRINKRNGSVPLELSIGKKGKKAKFNHIEQPKLSHYVGNMNVVMFAPEDLHLVKGSPQVRRRFIDMEIGQVSPVYLHDSNQYNKILQQRNSYLKQLQLKKQSDQTMLDVLTEQYIQMAVKIVRRRFEFIRMLEGWAKPIHSGISRELEALKIIYKPSIDVSEEQDWSKMIEIFEQKFTQLREREIDRGVTLVGPHRDDLQFLVNDRDVQTYGSQGQQRTTALSVKLAEIELIHSEIGEYPILLLDDVLSELDDYRQSHLLNTIQGKVQTFVTTTSVEGIDHQTLREAATYIVETGKMSKLK